Proteins encoded together in one Terriglobus saanensis SP1PR4 window:
- a CDS encoding gluconokinase — protein MSAPMIVVLMGVSGSGKSTIGTLLAQREGAVFADGDDYHPLANKEKMKAGQPLNDDDREPWLERLNVLLRDWLETGKSGVLACSALKEKYRETLSAHMPAGAVQFVLLEGSKELVASRLALRNHEFMNPGLLESQFKTLEDPDDALHVKNDRTPDEVVTEILTKLTK, from the coding sequence GTGAGCGCGCCGATGATTGTGGTGTTGATGGGAGTATCGGGGTCGGGGAAATCCACGATCGGAACCCTGCTGGCGCAGCGCGAGGGCGCTGTGTTTGCCGATGGGGACGACTACCATCCGCTGGCCAACAAAGAGAAGATGAAGGCCGGGCAGCCGTTGAACGATGACGACCGCGAGCCCTGGTTGGAGCGCTTGAATGTGCTTCTGCGGGACTGGCTTGAGACGGGGAAGAGTGGAGTCCTGGCGTGTTCGGCTCTGAAGGAAAAGTACCGTGAGACGCTTTCGGCGCATATGCCTGCGGGTGCGGTACAGTTCGTGCTTCTCGAAGGCTCCAAGGAGCTAGTCGCGAGTCGGCTGGCTCTGCGAAACCACGAGTTCATGAACCCAGGGTTGCTGGAGAGTCAGTTCAAAACGCTGGAAGATCCAGACGACGCTTTGCATGTGAAAAATGACAGGACTCCGGATGAAGTAGTCACCGAAATTTTGACGAAGCTAACGAAGTAA
- a CDS encoding SDR family NAD(P)-dependent oxidoreductase produces MGHPLFDLKGRVAVVVGGTSGIGLAMAVGLAEAGADVVASSRRKEQVDAAAAAIEAKGVRSLRLVSDVGDRASLQALLDGTIAAFGRVDVLINCAGKIKREPTLTVSEETWDDIFDTNVTGTLRACQIFGKYMLEKGSGRIINIASLNTFVSLKEVTAYAASKAAVGALTKSLAVEWSSLGVTVNAIAPGVFRTALNAELLDKSPRGQELKMRTPMGRFGKTEELVGSAVFLASDAAAFITGEILVVDGGFLASGVNQ; encoded by the coding sequence ATGGGACACCCATTGTTTGATCTGAAGGGCCGCGTTGCGGTGGTGGTTGGTGGTACGAGCGGCATTGGTCTGGCGATGGCGGTTGGACTCGCGGAGGCTGGCGCGGATGTTGTTGCCAGTTCACGGCGCAAGGAGCAGGTGGATGCAGCAGCGGCGGCGATTGAGGCGAAGGGTGTTCGTTCTCTGCGTCTCGTTTCGGATGTTGGGGATCGGGCTTCGTTGCAGGCCCTCCTCGACGGGACGATTGCGGCCTTCGGTCGCGTGGACGTGCTGATCAACTGCGCCGGCAAGATCAAGCGTGAGCCAACATTGACGGTTTCGGAAGAGACCTGGGATGACATCTTCGATACGAATGTGACTGGGACCCTGCGTGCGTGCCAAATCTTCGGAAAGTACATGCTGGAGAAGGGTTCGGGGCGGATCATCAATATCGCTTCGCTGAATACCTTTGTTTCATTGAAGGAAGTGACAGCCTATGCGGCGAGCAAGGCGGCTGTGGGTGCGCTGACGAAGTCGCTTGCGGTGGAGTGGAGTTCGCTTGGCGTGACGGTGAATGCGATTGCTCCCGGTGTGTTTCGCACGGCCCTGAATGCGGAGTTGCTGGACAAGTCTCCACGTGGGCAGGAGTTGAAGATGCGTACGCCGATGGGGCGATTTGGGAAGACGGAAGAGCTGGTTGGGTCGGCTGTGTTTCTTGCGAGTGATGCTGCGGCGTTTATTACCGGGGAGATTCTGGTGGTGGATGGTGGTTTTCTGGCTAGTGGCGTTAATCAGTAG
- the larB gene encoding nickel pincer cofactor biosynthesis protein LarB encodes MNRNTLLQLLAQVQSGQLSIESATETLSRLPFEETATATIDHHRTLRIGMPEVIFAAGKTPAQTADIFARLAASGANVLATRATAEHAAAIPSATYNELARTLTLLQSPTPTTGKIAVVCAGTSDLPVAEEAAVTAELFGAQVDRITDVGVAGLHRILAAQDRLRSADVVIVCAGMEGALPSVVGGLVAVPVIAVPTSVGYGASFGGAAALLGMLNSCSPNVTVVNIDNGFGAAYTAVLIARASAK; translated from the coding sequence ATGAATCGCAACACCCTCCTGCAACTCCTCGCCCAGGTACAGTCCGGACAACTCTCCATCGAGTCAGCTACAGAGACCCTCTCGCGCCTTCCGTTCGAAGAGACCGCCACCGCCACCATCGACCACCACCGCACCCTGCGCATCGGCATGCCCGAGGTCATCTTCGCCGCCGGAAAAACGCCCGCGCAGACCGCGGACATCTTCGCCCGGCTCGCCGCCTCGGGCGCCAACGTGCTCGCCACCCGCGCGACGGCGGAGCACGCCGCAGCCATTCCTTCCGCGACGTACAACGAGTTGGCACGTACCCTGACGCTGCTGCAATCTCCCACACCAACCACTGGCAAAATCGCCGTCGTCTGCGCGGGTACCAGCGATCTCCCCGTCGCGGAAGAAGCCGCCGTCACAGCAGAACTCTTCGGAGCGCAGGTAGACCGCATCACCGATGTAGGCGTCGCAGGTCTCCACCGCATCCTCGCAGCCCAGGACCGCCTCCGCTCTGCAGACGTTGTCATTGTCTGCGCCGGCATGGAAGGCGCGCTTCCGTCGGTTGTAGGAGGCCTGGTCGCCGTTCCCGTCATCGCCGTCCCTACTTCGGTCGGCTATGGAGCATCCTTCGGCGGAGCGGCAGCCCTACTGGGGATGCTGAACTCTTGCTCCCCCAACGTCACCGTCGTCAATATCGACAACGGCTTCGGCGCAGCCTACACAGCTGTCCTCATAGCTCGCGCCTCCGCAAAATAA
- a CDS encoding RidA family protein, with amino-acid sequence MQRTRRNLLKNAASAAAGATLLASELPAQAQTAQKRAASGKPGPFPFTPVVGFGNLLFVSGIGCRVKGTIEEETKWVLDELEKNLTAAGSSLAKVLKMEVYLEDIKDFDRMNAVYKTRNWGPIFPARNTTQPAALPTGDYGIVIDCIAST; translated from the coding sequence ATGCAACGAACTCGCAGAAATCTTCTCAAGAACGCAGCCTCCGCAGCCGCTGGCGCAACCCTCCTCGCCTCCGAGCTTCCGGCGCAGGCGCAGACAGCGCAGAAGCGCGCAGCCTCCGGCAAACCCGGTCCTTTCCCCTTTACGCCCGTCGTCGGCTTCGGCAATCTGCTCTTTGTCTCCGGCATCGGCTGCCGAGTCAAAGGCACCATCGAAGAGGAGACCAAGTGGGTCCTCGACGAGCTGGAGAAGAACCTCACCGCAGCCGGTTCCTCACTCGCGAAGGTCCTCAAGATGGAGGTCTACCTCGAAGACATCAAAGACTTCGATCGCATGAACGCCGTTTATAAAACGCGCAACTGGGGACCCATCTTCCCCGCGCGCAACACCACCCAGCCCGCAGCCCTCCCTACGGGCGACTACGGCATTGTCATCGACTGCATCGCCTCTACCTAA
- the larE gene encoding ATP-dependent sacrificial sulfur transferase LarE, whose amino-acid sequence MESPLQPGDLEKQQTLFSLLKQQEGLLVAYSGGIDSAYLAWAAHQALGEKMLAVIADSPSLPRTHLADAVAFAAEHDIPLRILETSEMENPAYVQNDATRCFHCKDELFTVMQRELETSSFKAIAYGRNLDDSGDFRPGQRAAANHAALAPLADAQLDKGTIRRLAHAAGLRLWDKPASACLSSRIQYGQPVTRETLTRIEQSEEALYQLGFQQVRVRAHDDLARIEIAIEDLPRAFNIETVKAISAAVHAAGFQFVSIDADGYRSGSMNDLLPASAIAAAK is encoded by the coding sequence ATGGAATCTCCTCTCCAACCCGGCGATCTGGAAAAACAACAAACCCTCTTCTCCCTCCTGAAGCAGCAGGAAGGCCTCCTCGTCGCCTACTCCGGCGGCATCGACTCCGCCTACCTCGCCTGGGCCGCCCATCAAGCCCTTGGCGAGAAAATGCTCGCCGTCATCGCGGACTCTCCCTCACTCCCGCGCACACACCTCGCCGACGCTGTGGCCTTCGCCGCAGAACACGATATCCCTCTTCGCATCCTCGAAACCTCTGAGATGGAGAACCCGGCTTACGTCCAGAACGACGCAACCCGCTGCTTCCATTGCAAAGACGAACTCTTCACCGTCATGCAGCGCGAACTCGAGACCTCCTCGTTCAAAGCCATCGCCTACGGTCGTAACCTCGACGACAGCGGAGACTTCCGCCCCGGTCAGCGCGCCGCAGCGAATCACGCCGCGCTCGCTCCCCTAGCCGACGCTCAGCTCGACAAGGGCACCATTCGGCGCCTTGCCCATGCAGCCGGTCTTCGTCTCTGGGACAAGCCTGCCTCCGCCTGCCTCTCCTCGCGCATCCAGTACGGTCAGCCCGTCACCCGCGAGACCCTCACCAGGATCGAGCAGAGCGAAGAAGCCCTCTACCAACTCGGCTTCCAACAGGTCCGCGTCCGCGCCCACGACGATCTCGCCCGCATCGAAATCGCCATCGAAGACCTGCCCCGCGCCTTCAACATAGAAACGGTCAAAGCCATCTCTGCCGCCGTGCACGCTGCAGGCTTCCAGTTCGTCTCCATCGACGCCGACGGCTACCGTTCCGGCTCCATGAACGACCTTCTGCCGGCATCCGCCATCGCCGCCGCAAAGTAA
- the kduD gene encoding 2-dehydro-3-deoxy-D-gluconate 5-dehydrogenase KduD gives MTNVLDTFRLDGKVALVTGSASGLGAAIATALAQAGASVACHGNRRPATETAAAISAAGSKSAAFSADLSSTEGPQHLIAQTIKAFGQIDILVNNAGTILRHAAEDFPLDDWMTVLQVNLTSVFQLSQLAARDMIARNAPGKILNIASLLSFQGGIRVPAYAASKGGVAQLTKALANEWAVKNIQVNAIAPGYFATTNTEALQADETRNRQILERIPAARWGKPSDLAGAAVFLTSSASDYVTGTVFNVDGGWLGR, from the coding sequence ATGACAAACGTCCTAGATACCTTCCGCCTCGACGGCAAAGTTGCCCTCGTCACAGGATCCGCCTCCGGCCTCGGCGCAGCCATCGCCACGGCCCTTGCGCAAGCGGGAGCCTCCGTGGCCTGCCACGGCAACCGCCGACCCGCCACGGAGACCGCCGCAGCCATCTCTGCTGCCGGGTCAAAGTCCGCAGCTTTCTCTGCCGATCTTTCTTCCACCGAAGGCCCGCAGCACCTCATCGCCCAGACCATCAAGGCCTTCGGCCAGATCGACATCCTCGTCAACAACGCCGGAACCATTCTGCGCCACGCCGCCGAAGACTTTCCGCTCGACGACTGGATGACCGTGCTTCAGGTCAATCTGACCAGCGTCTTCCAGCTCTCGCAGCTCGCCGCCCGTGACATGATTGCTCGCAACGCCCCCGGCAAGATCCTCAACATCGCCTCTCTTCTTTCCTTCCAGGGAGGCATCCGCGTGCCCGCCTATGCAGCCTCCAAAGGCGGCGTAGCCCAACTCACCAAGGCGCTCGCCAACGAGTGGGCCGTCAAAAACATCCAGGTAAACGCCATCGCCCCCGGCTACTTCGCCACCACCAACACGGAAGCGCTGCAGGCGGACGAGACGCGCAATCGCCAGATCCTCGAACGCATCCCCGCTGCCCGCTGGGGCAAACCCTCCGACCTGGCCGGAGCCGCAGTCTTCCTGACCTCCTCCGCCAGCGACTACGTCACCGGCACCGTCTTCAACGTCGATGGCGGTTGGCTAGGCCGCTAG
- a CDS encoding cupin domain-containing protein — translation MTKFFARLALVASVSAGSLAAQTALPPVTNDTVDRRTSAEIEKQAAELLKIAKEKPDGMGGVTLERYPGHLTMLTVRTKSGGGEMHKHFNDFFIVISGEANVLTGGTIPDAKEGANGEVRGSSVVGGVDHLIRKGDVLHISPGINHQTTVKPGTVFTYYVIKVEEPKS, via the coding sequence ATGACGAAGTTTTTTGCTCGACTGGCACTGGTGGCATCGGTATCGGCTGGATCTCTGGCGGCGCAGACAGCGCTGCCTCCAGTAACGAATGACACGGTAGATCGCAGAACCTCTGCGGAGATTGAAAAACAGGCTGCGGAGTTGTTGAAGATCGCTAAAGAGAAGCCGGACGGCATGGGTGGTGTGACGTTGGAGCGTTATCCCGGACATCTGACGATGCTTACGGTGCGGACGAAGTCCGGCGGCGGTGAGATGCACAAGCATTTCAACGACTTTTTTATCGTCATCTCGGGCGAAGCCAATGTGCTGACGGGCGGAACCATCCCCGACGCCAAGGAAGGCGCGAACGGCGAGGTACGCGGGAGCAGCGTTGTGGGCGGCGTGGACCACTTGATCCGCAAGGGCGATGTGCTGCACATCTCTCCAGGCATCAACCACCAGACAACAGTCAAGCCGGGAACGGTATTTACGTACTACGTGATCAAGGTTGAGGAGCCTAAGAGCTAA
- a CDS encoding glycoside hydrolase family 88/105 protein: MFDLKSLAITTPLAFALCLGAQTATPERPKQQILNKAAGDTSDNPGKVDTSLSSKIAHKDVRMAMKKVADWELGHSEAIFTQDWTYAPLYSGLLATSATIGDAKYHDAVLRYAEKVDWQLLSGRYDHADDEAIGQSYEVLYLERKDPKRIAALKENLDKVMARERDPKKDLWWWCDALYMAPSTFVTMAKITGDRKYIDFVDKEWDLTTEHLYVPADKLYFRDATFLQKTEANGQKLFWSRGNGWVLAGLVRTLTVMPKDYPQRAKYVALYKEMAERIAGLQQPSGLWRTGLLDQTAYKEDEISGSAFFTYAMAWGINNGVLDASKYRPVVEKSWTAMLGHVFEDGRLGSIQPIGAAPGTFGPGSSYVYGVGAFLLAGSEIDKMAGMKGMKK, encoded by the coding sequence ATGTTCGACTTAAAAAGTTTGGCTATAACGACTCCCTTGGCGTTCGCGCTCTGCCTGGGGGCGCAGACGGCAACTCCGGAGCGCCCGAAGCAACAGATCCTCAACAAGGCAGCGGGGGATACCAGCGACAACCCTGGAAAGGTCGACACTTCACTGTCGTCGAAGATCGCGCATAAGGATGTACGTATGGCGATGAAGAAGGTCGCGGACTGGGAACTCGGCCACTCTGAGGCGATCTTTACGCAGGACTGGACGTATGCGCCTTTGTATAGCGGTTTGCTGGCGACTTCTGCCACGATCGGCGATGCGAAGTATCACGATGCGGTTTTGAGGTATGCCGAGAAGGTGGACTGGCAGCTTCTGTCAGGGCGTTATGATCACGCGGACGATGAGGCCATCGGGCAGAGCTACGAAGTTCTCTATCTGGAGAGGAAGGACCCGAAGCGGATTGCGGCCCTGAAGGAGAATCTCGACAAGGTGATGGCGCGGGAGCGCGATCCTAAAAAAGACCTGTGGTGGTGGTGCGATGCGCTGTACATGGCGCCGTCGACGTTTGTCACGATGGCGAAGATCACGGGTGACCGCAAGTACATCGACTTCGTGGACAAGGAATGGGACCTGACGACGGAGCACCTGTATGTTCCGGCAGACAAACTTTACTTCCGCGATGCGACGTTTCTGCAGAAGACCGAGGCGAACGGACAGAAGCTCTTCTGGAGCCGTGGTAACGGATGGGTTTTGGCTGGGCTGGTACGGACTTTGACGGTAATGCCGAAGGATTATCCACAGCGGGCGAAGTATGTTGCGCTGTACAAAGAGATGGCGGAGCGCATCGCCGGTTTGCAGCAGCCCAGTGGTCTGTGGCGCACAGGGTTGCTCGATCAGACCGCGTATAAGGAAGATGAGATCTCCGGTTCGGCGTTCTTTACATACGCGATGGCCTGGGGCATCAACAATGGCGTGCTGGATGCCAGCAAGTATCGTCCTGTGGTGGAGAAGAGTTGGACGGCTATGCTGGGACATGTGTTCGAGGATGGCAGGCTGGGATCCATTCAGCCGATCGGAGCTGCTCCGGGGACCTTTGGGCCGGGTTCAAGCTATGTTTATGGTGTGGGCGCGTTTCTGCTCGCGGGATCTGAAATCGACAAGATGGCTGGCATGAAGGGAATGAAGAAATGA
- the kduI gene encoding 5-dehydro-4-deoxy-D-glucuronate isomerase — protein sequence MKLYQMADAVRYPRMTTAELRETFLLEELFRPGAIDLAYVDLDRTVIGSAVPTISPLTLETTSELRAEYFCERRELGVLNVGGKGSVVVDGKTFALDKLDCLYVARGSKEVTFASESEGAPAAFYLLSYPAHAVHPTAMVKFADLEPVKLGAIETCNKRSIYKAIHAGGLKSCQLVMGFTLLEAGSNWNTMPPHVHMRRSEVYLYFDVDAAHRVMHMMGPKDETRHLVIADKQVAVSPGWSIHAGVGTSNYAFCWGMGGENQDYSDMDGIAIADLK from the coding sequence ATGAAGCTTTACCAGATGGCGGATGCGGTACGTTACCCGCGTATGACGACAGCGGAGTTGCGTGAGACGTTTCTGCTGGAAGAGCTGTTTCGGCCGGGTGCGATTGACCTGGCGTATGTGGATCTGGATCGCACGGTGATTGGCTCGGCGGTTCCAACTATTTCTCCACTGACGCTGGAGACGACGAGCGAGCTGCGGGCAGAGTATTTCTGTGAGCGGCGCGAACTGGGCGTGTTGAACGTTGGTGGCAAGGGAAGTGTCGTGGTCGACGGCAAGACCTTTGCCTTGGACAAGCTGGATTGCCTGTACGTTGCGCGTGGCAGTAAGGAAGTCACCTTCGCGAGTGAGAGCGAGGGCGCTCCGGCTGCGTTTTACCTTCTGAGCTACCCCGCGCATGCGGTGCATCCGACGGCGATGGTGAAGTTCGCCGATCTGGAGCCGGTCAAGCTGGGTGCGATTGAAACCTGCAACAAGCGCTCGATCTACAAAGCGATCCACGCAGGAGGTCTCAAGAGCTGCCAGCTCGTGATGGGGTTCACGCTCCTTGAGGCAGGAAGCAACTGGAACACCATGCCTCCGCATGTGCATATGAGGCGTTCTGAGGTGTATCTCTACTTCGACGTGGATGCCGCGCATCGCGTGATGCACATGATGGGGCCGAAGGACGAGACGCGGCATCTGGTGATCGCCGATAAGCAGGTGGCGGTAAGTCCGGGTTGGTCGATCCATGCGGGTGTGGGCACGAGCAACTATGCGTTCTGTTGGGGCATGGGTGGCGAAAACCAGGACTACAGCGATATGGATGGGATTGCGATCGCCGATCTGAAGTAA